The following is a genomic window from Opitutus sp. GAS368.
GCTGCTGCTGGGCACTGGCACCGGTTACTGCCAGGAGGCCGGCTTTTTGGCGGGCGTCGCCGCCACGGACTGGACCTGGTCTGCGCGGTTGGAGGATTTGGACAACGACGGCCACCTTGATCTGTTTGTGACCAATGGATTCCTGCGGGATTCCGGAGTAGACGTCGTGAAACGGCAGATGAGCGCCGAATCCGAGGCCGAGCGTATTCGCCTCATGTTGGCCACGCCGGTGTGGGCTGAAAACCACATCGCCCTGCGAAATCTCGGGGACTTGCAGTTTGAAAATGTCAGCGCGGCCTGGGGACTCGACCAAAAAAGCATCAGTTTTGGCGCGGCCTTCGGTGATTTGAACGGCGACGGCAACCTCGACCTGGTTTACAGCAACTACCACAAGGGCGTCACCCTTTTGCGGAACGACAACGACACCGGACACCGTATCATGATCGATCTGCGCGGAACCGTTTCCAACCGGTTTGGCGTGGGAGCGACGGTCAGAATCGAAAGCGCGCTCGGCGTGCAGGTGCGCACGCTCGGGTTGGCGCGCGGCTACCTGTCCAGCAGCGAGCCGGCGATCCATTTTGGACTGGGCGAAGATACCGTGATCAAGCGCATGGTGGTAACCTGGCCCAGTGGTCACGAGCAGACCTGGGAAAACCTCGCCGTCGACCGGCGGTACACGATCACGGAACCCGCCGGTCCCGCGCCGGCGCGACCGGCGGCGGTGGGGCCGGCCGCCTGCGCACAGTTTGCCGAGGTGAGCCGCGGCTTGGGCCTGGACCTCCGCTCGCGCGAGGATTCGGTCAACGAAGCGTCCGTGCAACGGCTGGTTCCATTTCGCTTCAACCGCCGGGGCCCGAGCCTCGCGGTGGGAAAGGTCGCCGGCACGGATCGAGACGAGGTCGTAATCGGCGGCACGACCTTGGATGCAACCCGCATCATTCGCGACGCGGAAGCAGGGCGGTTTGCCGTCTCGAACGCGACCGGGGCCACGCCGGGTACGGCCGATGATGGCCCGGTGCTCTTGTTCGACGCCGACGGTGATGGCAACGAAGACCTGCTCGTGACCCGAGGGGGTAACAGTTTGCCGGCCGGAATGCCCGACTATCAGCCGGTGCTCTACCTCGGCGACGGCCACGGTGGGTTTCGGGCCGCGCCCGACGATGCACTGCCGCCCCTGCCGATCAATGCCGGCGCCGTGGCCGCCGCGGACTTCGATCGCGACGGCCGGCTCGACCTTTTCATCGGTGGGCGAATCCTGCCCGGTCAGTATCCACGGGCCCCGCAGAGCGCGTTGCTGGCGAATCGCGGGGGAAAATTTGAAGACGTCACCGACACGGTGGCGCCAGGTCTGAGGGAAGTCGGCATGGTGACGGCGGCGCTGTGGAGCGACGTGGATGGCGATGGCTGGCCGGATCTGCTGGTGGCGACCGAGTGGGGCAACGTGAAGTATTTTCATAACGACCAGGGTCGGAGATTTGAAGACTGGACGGAGCGCGCGGGTTTCGCCACGGCGGGCACGGGGTGGTGGACATCACTGGCGTCGGCGGACTTCAACGGTGACGGCCGACCCGACTACGTGGTCGGCAATGTGGGATTGAACACGCAGTATCATGCCGACGCCGCCCACCCGGCGTTGATCTTCTCCGGTGACTTCAAGGGCAACGGTTCCTCCCAGCTCATCGAAGCGTACCACGAGGGGGACCGCCTCTATCCCTGGCGCGCGCTGCGTGACCTGGGAGCGGTGTTTCCGTCGCTCCTGAAACGCTATCCGCAGAATGAAAATTATGCGCGGGCTACGCTCGCGGAAATATTCGGGGAGGACAGACTCGCGCGGGCGCAACGCTTCGCGGCCACGGAATTCCGCAGCGGGGTATTCCTCAGCCAGCCCGATGGAACCTATCGCTTCGAGCCGCTGCCGCGGATCGCGCAGATCGCGCCGATGCAGGGGGTCGTGGCCGGCGATTTCGATGGCGATGGCCATGCCGACATCTATGCGGTCCAGAATTCATATTCACCCATTGCCGCCGTCGGGCGCTTCGACGGCGGACTCAGCCAGCTATTGCGCGGCGACGGCCACGGTCATTTCACGCCGGCGCCGGCGGCCGAGAGCGGACTGATCGTGCCCGGTGATGCGAAAGCGCTGGTGGTGCTCGATCTCGACCACGACGGCTGGCCGGATTTTCTCGTCTCGCGCAACAACGATGAGACGCTGGCCTTTCGCAACAACGGCGTCGCCGGCCGCAAATCCGTGCGCGTCGAGTTGCGCGGCCCGCCCGGCAATCCCACGGCGGTGGGAGCGGCCATCACCGTCGAACTGGCGGACGGGACAACCCAGTCCAGTGAGGTGGCCGCCGGTTCCGGCTATTACAGCCAGTCCAGCGCGGCATGTTTTTTTGGCTACCCCGAGAACAATCCACCGCGCGAGATCCGCGTGCGCTGGCCGTCGGGCGCGACGACGCGGCATCCCTTTGCCGGGGGATCTTCATCGGTGGTTCTGACTGCCCCCGCGTCGGTGCGGTAGGGCGCGGACTCCGTTCCGCGCCGCGATCATGGGCGATCCGAATGGAGGAGCCTGCAAGCAGGCTCCTACCAAAGGAGGGATGGCGCCTTCCCCCTCCCGTGTTTTTCGCGGCCATCAATCCGGTTTGATCCGCCGCGGAGTTTGTTTCGAACAGGGCTCACCTTCCTTCGCTGGTTTAAGGCAAATCATTTTCGGGAAAATTTGACCGGCGGCTGCGCAACGCAACGTTTGCATGGCGCTGCAGTCGCATGCGCGAAACGTTTCCGTGAGATGTGCGTCGTCAGCCCAAGTTGTACTCCAGGAACGAACCCCCGCGCAGCGCCTGTGAGTGCAGCGTAGTCCCCCCAGTCCCCCAATGAAAACCCTCACACCCCAGACTGTCCCTGCCGTGTATCCCCATGACCGGGGAAACCGTTTTGAATCGTCGCATGACCTCAACCCAGCAACCTGCAGCGTACCCCCAAATATGAAGACTGTTCCCAAGCTTTCACGGCGAGCCGCCGTGTTGGCCGTTTTGCTCGTTCCCTGTGCGTTTATGCACGCCCAGACCGCCGCGGCGCCTGCCGCCGCCACGTCCGCCGAAAAGGATGATATTGTCGTCCTCTCGCCCTTTGAAGTCAAATCCACCAGCGACTCAAAGGCCTATACTGCGGACTCCACTCTGGCCGGCAACCGACTCAACACCCAGCTGCGCGACATCGGCAGCTCCTTGACCGTGGTCACCTCGCAGTTCCTCCTGGACACCGGAGCGACCGACAACACCTCGCTGCTCCAACGGCTCGGCGGCACTGAAGTGGGTGGCGTGAATGGCAATTTTGCCAGTGCCGGTTCCGGTTCCTCCGCTACGCTCCTGACCGAAGACACCATCAAACCGACCGAGGGCACCCGTATCCGCGGTCTCGCGGCGGCAGATAATGTCCGCGATTTCTTTGTCACAGATATCCCATGGGACTCATATAATGTCGACCGCATCGATATCTCACGCGGACCGAATGCGATTCTCTTTGGTGAAGGCAGTCCCGCCGGCATTATCAATGCCACCAGCAAGAGTGCCGCCTTCATTAATTCTGGAAACATCGACTTTCGCCTTGGCAGCTGGGGCAGCACCCGCGAGAGCCTGGATATCAATCAAGTGATCGTGCCCGGCCAGGTCGCCGTCCGGCTCGACCTTCTGCACAATGACCAAAAATATGAACAGAAGCCGGCCTATTCGAAGGACCAGCGCATATCCGGTGCACTCCGCATCGAACCTGCTTTCCTGAACAAAAACGGAAATCGGACCATCTTCAAAGCGAACTTCGAGTCTGGCCAGGTCGATTCCGACAATCCTCGCGCCCTTCCTCCGACGGACCACATTACGCCGTGGTTCGACCCCACCGCTCTCGTCAATGGGATCCCCGGCTCTGGAGCTTATCAGGCGGGATTGAACGGTGCGCAGTCGTGGAACAGCGGCGTTGCTGGTGGTTT
Proteins encoded in this region:
- a CDS encoding FG-GAP-like repeat-containing protein, with translation MPSTVGFLGPKSGSIWFGTGHRRSGWRAAARLIARCPLVVVMLLIPLMVRAGDAAGGLASRPLNPPSSPRGKTMFVELAPEVTGVRTENRYDDPRMFGDLFQEFEAGSVGTGVAVGDFDGDGRPDIFVVSKTESCRLFRNLGHYKFEDVTDKAGVGDKGEAAKVWKSGVTFVDVNNDGLLDIYVCRFNAPNLLYINQGDGTFKEEAHAYGLDVKDASVMAAFCDYDRDGWLDVYITTNLLTTAGGAQGRRGYLFHNNRDGTFTDVTGPAGITGEARSHSATWWDYDNDGWPDLYVANDYGAPDKLYHNNRDGTFTDTAGQFLPHTAFSSMGADFGDVNNDGLTDFFVADMAGTSHEKDQHMMADARSRTDERPDDATGTPKYRRNALLLGTGTGYCQEAGFLAGVAATDWTWSARLEDLDNDGHLDLFVTNGFLRDSGVDVVKRQMSAESEAERIRLMLATPVWAENHIALRNLGDLQFENVSAAWGLDQKSISFGAAFGDLNGDGNLDLVYSNYHKGVTLLRNDNDTGHRIMIDLRGTVSNRFGVGATVRIESALGVQVRTLGLARGYLSSSEPAIHFGLGEDTVIKRMVVTWPSGHEQTWENLAVDRRYTITEPAGPAPARPAAVGPAACAQFAEVSRGLGLDLRSREDSVNEASVQRLVPFRFNRRGPSLAVGKVAGTDRDEVVIGGTTLDATRIIRDAEAGRFAVSNATGATPGTADDGPVLLFDADGDGNEDLLVTRGGNSLPAGMPDYQPVLYLGDGHGGFRAAPDDALPPLPINAGAVAAADFDRDGRLDLFIGGRILPGQYPRAPQSALLANRGGKFEDVTDTVAPGLREVGMVTAALWSDVDGDGWPDLLVATEWGNVKYFHNDQGRRFEDWTERAGFATAGTGWWTSLASADFNGDGRPDYVVGNVGLNTQYHADAAHPALIFSGDFKGNGSSQLIEAYHEGDRLYPWRALRDLGAVFPSLLKRYPQNENYARATLAEIFGEDRLARAQRFAATEFRSGVFLSQPDGTYRFEPLPRIAQIAPMQGVVAGDFDGDGHADIYAVQNSYSPIAAVGRFDGGLSQLLRGDGHGHFTPAPAAESGLIVPGDAKALVVLDLDHDGWPDFLVSRNNDETLAFRNNGVAGRKSVRVELRGPPGNPTAVGAAITVELADGTTQSSEVAAGSGYYSQSSAACFFGYPENNPPREIRVRWPSGATTRHPFAGGSSSVVLTAPASVR